A genome region from Ignavibacteriota bacterium includes the following:
- a CDS encoding isoprenylcysteine carboxylmethyltransferase family protein, with translation MSEPFDIRAWIFKNRSYTPLPFLLVMIVFAEPTLTSLLLGFAIVLLGESIRFWGVSIAGAETRTTGSVGGTYLITTGPFGHVRNPLYVGNMLMYAGVGVMSMALFPWLLIIACLWFLVQYSLIISREEEYLRGHFGAAYGEYLKNVPRLVPRLSPYRSAAPPPKHLNFAEGLASERRTLQAMSLVTLIIVARFVYNIWVR, from the coding sequence ATGAGCGAACCTTTTGACATACGCGCGTGGATCTTCAAGAACCGGAGCTATACACCGCTCCCGTTCCTGCTGGTCATGATCGTCTTTGCAGAGCCAACACTGACCAGCCTTCTTCTCGGGTTCGCCATCGTGCTCCTCGGCGAATCCATCCGGTTCTGGGGAGTGTCGATCGCCGGCGCCGAAACGCGGACGACGGGATCGGTCGGCGGTACGTATCTCATCACCACGGGGCCGTTCGGACATGTGCGCAATCCGCTCTACGTCGGGAACATGCTGATGTACGCCGGCGTCGGGGTCATGTCCATGGCGCTCTTCCCGTGGCTGCTGATCATTGCATGTCTCTGGTTCCTCGTGCAGTACTCGCTCATCATCTCCCGGGAAGAAGAGTACCTGCGCGGGCACTTCGGTGCAGCGTACGGGGAATACCTCAAGAATGTACCGCGGCTCGTGCCGCGGTTGTCACCGTACAGGAGCGCGGCCCCGCCGCCGAAGCACCTGAACTTCGCTGAAGGCCTGGCGTCCGAACGGCGTACGCTGCAGGCGATGTCGCTGGTGACCCTGATCATCGTCGCCAGATTCGTGTACAACATCTGGGTCCGCTGA
- a CDS encoding HAD-IB family phosphatase, producing MSRTLRLFLDFDGTITTADVGNQFFLRFGGDVCAALNRQYLAGELSARGYYERALEVVGSCDAPAFAHFLDEQRVDPGLHGIIGLCAAQGIELTVLSDGLDAYIRPLLARDGADGLRVFSNGLQWTPDPTGGRLTGTLAFPHGNAECDRCACCKRNLMLGSAAEGDVLIYVGDGYSDRCPVEYADLVFAKSSLQTWCQQNNISYLPYRTLDDVRVRLEAELHNRTLRPRPRAERKRREAYMMEA from the coding sequence ATGAGCCGTACGCTCCGCCTGTTCCTCGATTTCGACGGAACGATCACGACGGCCGATGTCGGCAATCAGTTCTTTCTCAGATTCGGCGGCGATGTCTGCGCCGCCCTCAACCGGCAGTATCTCGCCGGAGAACTCTCCGCCCGGGGGTACTACGAGCGCGCGCTGGAGGTGGTGGGGAGCTGCGATGCCCCGGCGTTCGCGCACTTCCTTGACGAACAGCGTGTGGATCCCGGGTTACACGGCATCATCGGGCTCTGTGCGGCGCAGGGCATCGAACTGACCGTGCTGAGCGACGGGCTCGATGCGTACATCCGTCCCTTGCTCGCACGCGACGGTGCGGATGGGCTGCGCGTGTTCAGCAACGGCCTGCAATGGACCCCGGATCCGACGGGGGGACGGCTGACGGGAACCCTGGCCTTTCCCCACGGCAACGCGGAGTGCGACCGCTGCGCCTGCTGTAAGAGGAACCTGATGCTGGGCAGTGCCGCGGAGGGCGATGTGCTGATCTACGTGGGTGACGGGTACTCCGATCGGTGCCCCGTCGAGTATGCCGATCTGGTGTTCGCGAAGAGTTCGCTGCAAACGTGGTGCCAGCAGAACAATATCAGCTATCTGCCCTACCGGACGCTGGACGATGTACGTGTGCGGTTGGAGGCAGAGCTGCACAACAGAACACTCCGTCCGCGGCCGCGGGCAGAGCGTAAACGGCGTGAAGCCTATATGATGGAAGCATGA
- the lpxB gene encoding lipid-A-disaccharide synthase, giving the protein MNRRIMILAGEASGDLHGAGVVRALRELSPGIEIFGMGGDHMRGEGMDILVDIRKMAFMGFVEVARNLGTVFEAERVLGRAMEQRKPEAVLLIDYPGFNLRFARRARTAGVAVFYYISPQVWAWHKSRVHTIRERVDRMHVIFPFEEVLFREAGVPVTFVGHPLVERLAPLPDPAAWLRGQGFDPERPLLGLFPGSRTQEIERILPAMVEAACTLAAGGACQVAIGRAAILEHGVIEQYVPEDAGIRIVEHGTHELMQCSTAALVTSGTATLEIGWYGTPFVVVYRTSPVTFAIGRRLVQVKHIGLVNIVAGQTLVPELVQGDCTPERMVREVGPMLFDRAVHDRVHASLGVIRERLGGPGASRRVAESILSGRGVA; this is encoded by the coding sequence GTGAACAGACGGATCATGATCCTGGCGGGCGAAGCCTCCGGTGATCTTCATGGCGCAGGGGTCGTCCGCGCATTGCGCGAGTTGTCGCCCGGCATAGAGATCTTCGGGATGGGCGGCGACCACATGCGCGGGGAAGGAATGGATATCCTGGTGGATATCCGCAAGATGGCGTTCATGGGGTTCGTGGAGGTCGCGCGCAATCTCGGCACCGTCTTTGAAGCAGAGCGTGTGCTGGGCCGGGCAATGGAGCAGCGCAAGCCGGAAGCGGTGCTGCTGATCGATTATCCCGGGTTCAATCTCCGGTTCGCCCGCCGCGCCCGCACGGCAGGTGTGGCAGTGTTCTATTATATCAGCCCGCAGGTCTGGGCCTGGCACAAGAGCAGGGTCCACACCATCCGGGAACGGGTCGACCGTATGCACGTGATCTTCCCGTTTGAAGAGGTGTTGTTCCGGGAAGCGGGAGTGCCGGTCACGTTCGTGGGCCATCCGCTCGTGGAACGGCTCGCGCCGCTTCCCGACCCTGCCGCGTGGTTGCGGGGACAGGGATTCGATCCGGAGCGGCCATTGCTCGGACTCTTCCCGGGGAGCAGGACACAGGAGATCGAGCGGATACTGCCTGCCATGGTAGAGGCAGCGTGTACCCTGGCTGCCGGCGGCGCATGCCAGGTCGCGATCGGCCGCGCGGCGATCCTGGAGCATGGGGTGATCGAACAGTATGTGCCCGAGGATGCAGGGATACGCATCGTCGAGCACGGGACACACGAACTGATGCAATGTTCGACCGCCGCGCTGGTGACGTCGGGAACGGCGACGCTGGAGATCGGATGGTACGGGACCCCGTTCGTTGTCGTGTACCGCACCTCGCCGGTGACGTTCGCGATCGGACGGCGGCTGGTGCAGGTGAAGCACATTGGACTTGTGAACATCGTTGCGGGGCAGACCCTGGTACCGGAACTGGTGCAGGGCGACTGCACGCCGGAACGGATGGTGCGGGAGGTCGGCCCGATGTTGTTCGACCGTGCGGTGCATGACCGGGTGCACGCGTCACTCGGCGTGATACGGGAGCGGCTCGGCGGCCCGGGCGCATCCCGGCGCGTTGCCGAATCGATCCTGTCTGGAAGAGGAGTTGCATGA